In the Tachyglossus aculeatus isolate mTacAcu1 chromosome 6, mTacAcu1.pri, whole genome shotgun sequence genome, CTGATTTTCCTGAGCATTTCCTAAGAGAATAAAATTATTAATGATTTTACAATGAGCTATCGGATTTTCCTAAGCATTTCCTAAGAGAATAAAATTATTAATGATTTTACAATGAGCTACTGTATTTGGAGATAGTAGCGTTGCCAGCCGTGGTCCCTGTTTGAGGAAGGGTATTAAAATACTTAAATTATCCTGACAGTGAGGAATTATTCATATAGCACTTTTAAAATGAGCTCATGTGTTCTATGTTCCAAGATATTTGTAAAATTAATATTGTGAAGTAACATGGCCTTGGGAAATGATGTTGTTTGCTTATTTTATTTCTGAAGTATTTTTCTACATAAAGTTATTTTTTTGGGATAGTTCCCCTGGCactggatttatttttatttcccctTTTTTGACCTTCTTCATTCTGTGCTCTTTTTTAAATGAGATAGCAATAAAGTTTTCAAGGGGAGTGTTTATGATATATTTTTACATGTGATTGTAATGTTTTCCTACTAATTTCTAAAGTTAGAATTGATGATATATTTTTAGGCACCTTATTTCACTCAACCTGTTTTCCAGCCTATGgcaagacattttttttttttccaagtatttgtttttttaaatacacTCTGGTTTCCTGTTACTATTTTAGCAATATTTAGAATTCttgaaaggagagaggaatgTCTCTTTGCCTCATATAAATATGCCAGATTTTCCTTTATGTTTTTACATTCTATGTTTTATAACACAACCTTAAATTATATTCTTGGCTATTTTTCCTGTAACTCTTCTAAAGTTCAGAAATCTTTGATTCCTGGAATCACTCAGAACTCATTTGTTAAGGAGGATTCAACACTGGCCGTCTTCCAGTACTCTGCGGTGGATAAATCTTTTAATGATAAATTATGCATTTTTTTCCTTAGTAGGTCATCTTTTCTTTCACCAATTCAGTTGAAACTCTGTACTATCTCTGTGTAGAATCTGACTTCTTTAGTTCCATGGCCACCGTGTTTTCTCATGCTGGCTCATCTTTATTACTTTGACATTTTAATTGCCCAGAAATTGCTTCGCTTATTAAATGAATTCATAATTGTATTACCTAGTTTTATAAGGTTCATATTTTTCCAAGAGCATTATAACTGAGCattttgtgtatatatacacagctGTTTGTATATTAAGAAAATCTGCCTATTCCGGCACTTAGCTCCATGCTTGGCTCAtggtgttaaataaataccaatcaatcaatcaatcaatcaatcgtatttattgagcgcttactgtttgcagagcactgttctattaaataccaataataataatagtaacaatctaCTATGCTGACTTGTCTAGTGATTGACCGAAAGTCATTTAACAAGCTTGATCCAAGTGTAGAAGATTCTGATTCACGTTGTGTATAACCACCTATGTTTCTCCTGCAATAAAGATTCTATTAAAGTCTACATTTACAGAAAAAGCCTGTAAATTTTCAACCACCAATTGTAAatggtgtatgcagagcactgtactaagcgcatgggaagtacaagttggcaacatatagagacggtccctacccaacagtgggctcacaatctagtctaatatatatatgttatatatatatagagagagatatgtatatgtatagtcattcattcaattgtatttattgagcgcttactgtctgcagagcactgtattaagcgcctgggaagtacaagttggcaacatataaagacggatatgtttgtacatatttatcactcactctattttatttgtacatattctatttattttattttgttaatatgttttgtttggctgtctgtctcccccttctagactgtgagcccgctgttgggtagggaccgtctctatatgttgccaactcgtacttcccaggcgcttagtgcagtgctctgcacacagtaagcgctcagtaaatacgatcgaatgaatgaaagtcacttcacttctccgggcctcagttccctcatctgtgaaatggggatgaagactgtgagccccccgtgggacaacctgatcaccttgtaacctccccaacgcttacaagagtgctttgcacatagtaagcgcttaataaatgccatccttattattattatattattattatattgtattatattattattattattatatagagacagatatgtttgtacatatttatcactctattttacttgtacgtatttattctattttattttgttaatatgttttgttttgttgtctgtccccccttctagacagtgagcccgctgttgggtagggaccgtctctatatgttgccaagttgaacttaccaagcgcttagtacagtgctctgcacacagtaagcgctccataaatacgattgaatgaatgaaagtcacttcatgtctctgggcctcagttccctcatctgtgaaatggggatgaagtccgtgagccccccatgggacaacctgatcaccttgtaacctctccagcgcttagaacagtgctttgcacatagtaatcaatcaatcaatcaatcatatttattgagcacttactgtgtgcagagcactgtactaaggcccttgggaagtacaagctggcaacatatagagacagtccctacccaacagtgggctaacagtctagaagggggagacagaaaacaaaaccaaacatactaacaaaataaaataaatacaatagataggtaccagtaaaataaataaatagaataataaatatgtacaaacatatatacatatatacaggtgctgtggggaagggaaggaggtaagatgcgggggatggagagggggacgaggggaagaggaagtgccattagtattattattattattaaatcccttgAATTTGGCATGGCCTAATTCATGGAAACTAAATCTGTTTTGGATTGGCAGTGGCAGGATTGGAGCTCAAGTTTGCGCCACGGAAAACAACCGCGTATACGGGCTCTGGGCATCCTAGGATCTTTCAGTAACATGTCCCTCAGGGCTGTGGGTGTATTGTGAGCCATCATATCGGTGGATATGTTTCCCGTCGGCGTCAATGTAATTTGTTAGTTTCTGTTCCAGAACCAGCTACAACATGATGACCGGGTCCTGCAGGTTACCCCAAATTTCCCTGAAGAACCCTCTctcttcaccctttcctctcccttattTTTCTGACAGCCTCCTTTTATGACTCTCTTGCCCCCTGGGTCTCAAATGCCATCCTTAACCTCACAGCTCCTCATACCTCaccagtatatatatattttttttttggccgGGTGGCAGAGATGTGGAAATCAGTGAAATGTGCAGGGCCACTTTCAAACCATGCATCATGGCTGTTGCCAGAAGAAGACAAGGCCTCCCTCCCAGTTGTTGGACTCCAAAGTCTCAGCCCCGCTTCCTTGCCTCATTTCAATCCCGtagtgcccattcattcattcaatcgtatttattgagcgcttactgtgtgcagagcactgtagtaagcgcttgggaagtacaagtcggcaacatttagagacggtccctatccaacaacgggctcacagtctagaagggggagacagacaagacaaaacatgtggacaggtgtcaagtcatcaaaataaatacaaataaagacaagacatgtggacaggtgtcaagtcatcaaaataaatactaataaagctagatgcacatcatgaataaaataattagaacagtaaatatgtacaagtaaaatagagtaatatgtacaaacatatatgcatatataataataataatgataggctcCATGGATTCTGTTGTccttccctcctcagcccccaacctcctcacacccctctgtcccttccttccttccctccccactcctaaagCTTGGAGATGAACCATTCTTACCTTCACAGTGACTTGTGCTGGTTGTTAATAGCAAaaacttaagaaatgtcatcattattaatacagacTGGCCCAAACTGAGAAGGTGACATTTTAATAGTACCACTTTAATAAGATGCTGCTGttactgtttttctttttttttttttaattaaaatgaggggctgagggtgggaataatgataatgctaataattttggtatttgtcaagcgcttactgtgtgccagacgcttttagactgtgagcccactgttgggtagggactgtctctatatgttgccagcttgtacttcccaagcgcttagtccagtgctctgcacacagtaagcactcaataaatacgattgatgatgatgatgactgtctctatatgttgccatcttgtatttcccaagtgcttaggacagtgctctgcacacagtaagcgctcaataaatatgattgattgattgattgattacccaatgGGGGCAAGCCCAGGAAAACTGTCCTTCGGGAGCAGCGTGACCTATTGGaatgagcacgagcctgggagttagagttataatcccagctctgccacatgatttcctgacaccttgggcaagtgactaaacttctccatacctcagtttcctcattcgtaaGGGGTTTCACTCCCCCTtcgatagtgagccccatgtgggatgtggggagagggagaggagtctgGGATGTGAGGGGGAATGGATGTCTGGCACTTCAAGGAAGTCACTTCTTTGGTCTTCGGtgtactcatttgtaaaatgaggattcaataccctttatccctcctacacagaccatgagccccatgtgggacagggacagtgtccaacttgattatctagtatctaccccaactctgggTATAGAATTTGGCACAcagagttcttaacaaatattattgctaTGGATATTATTGGTTATTGAGGATTTTATTATCATAAAATaaaatatcattatattataatattaaaatattaatattaatagtaatagtaaatattagtattactataaaatattattattaaaatattattatgtTAAAATCTTATCATattactgagctccttccttcctctccccctcgtccccttctccatccccccatcttacctccttccctttcccacagcacctgtatatatgtatatatgtttgtacatatttattactctatttatttatctatttattttacttgtatatatctattccatttattttattttgttagtatgtttggttttgttctctgtctcccccttttagactgtgagcccactattgggtagggactgtctctatatgttgccaaattgtacttcccaagtgcttagcaaagtgctctgcacacagtaagcgctcaataaatacgattgatgatgatgattttattatcTGACTGCCCTCTGTCTCTTtgctctgtctttcccttttatGTTTTTTTCTATCTTATTTTGGACCACTGATCCTGCCCCCGTGTTTCCGCCCACTGGCATTGTGTCTGTAGAAATCAGTAGAAATAATTTTAGGTACCAATTTCACCTCCTTTCATTATTTCAAATAATATTAAAtccttactacatgacaagcactgtactaagagctgtgagAGCTGCTAGGTAATCCTATTTAGATGGTCATTGCACAAGTAATTTACCAGTAATTTCTGAAAATTTTAATGGGTGGCCCACTTGGGAATGTATAACTACGGAAGCAGCTTCGAGGAATGAGTGTTGCGTGCCTATCCTATTGGATTCCAGTAATGCATAAAGGTAAATGTGATATTACCCTTTTGCCCTTGAAGCCTGACTTTCAAGTTAAAGGTTAAGGCAGGCGGTCAGATAGGTGGCTTACGTATTATATAGAACCTGATTTTTAATTAGAGCCGATCTAATTGTGCAATTGTCAATTAATTGTTCTCTTTTAAAGCAGCAAATTCATTTCAAAGAAATCCATTTTTATGTGAGCAGTAGCTAATTTTAGTCTACAGTCAATAGATTTGGAAATATCTCTTAATATAGTTTATTACTATAATACACTGCTCCGTAGACTACTGAAAAGTAATAAAAGTAAAATGTAattaaacaaaacattttaaatcTGGTAGCTATTAGTAGATCCTCTGTAATCATTTTAAATGTCCTCATAAGGAAAGGTAACTACGATTAAACTGTCATCAAAAGTAATAAATACTTTATGTATAGGGGTAATAACCTAATTCTTGTGAGCTTTCAGGTTCTACATCATCAACTGAGCATACTTTAAGAAGCAATGAGGAAGATGTTGAAGAACCTGTTAAACCGTTGGATGGTACAGTGGCTTTATTCGATTTCTTCAATCCCACAAGTAAGTTTTCATTTCAGATCTTCACAGATTTTAGGGAAAATCATGGCAAGAGGGGTTGTTGGAAACATGGAAGTGGCCTTGCTCATTCTATTAATTGTCTCCATTTAGCCTCAGGGATGCCATTCATTAACTAGGTTGAGTTTGGTAAAATTGAACTGTCAGCCATCTTCAGAACTCACTGAATGCTTCTGATGTGTCATGGTCATGGATGAGAGCAGATGTTTCTTTCATCTGAAGTTCTCCTTTCATCTCATATTTTGGGATCTTATATTGAAATGAGAATTGTTCACTATTGCTGCACTTGCTGTTTGGGCAGCAACTTATGCTCTTTCAGGTAGTCAGCACAtacagttatggtacttgttaagggcttcttctgtgccaagcactatactaagcactggggtagatacaagataatcaggatttattcattcattcaatcaattaatcaatcgtatttattgagcgcttactgtgtgcagagcactgtactaagtgcttgggaagtacaagttggcaacatatagagacagtccctacccaacagtgggctcacagtctagaaggggggagacagacaaaacaaaacatatggacaggtgtcaattcaatcgtatttattgagcgcttactgtgtgcttacactgtaaaaagcgcttgggaagtacaagttgtcaacgtatagagacggtccctacccaacaacgggctcacagtctagaaggggggagacagacaacaaaataagacatatggacaggtgtcaagtcatcagaataaatagaaataaagctagatggacatcagtaacaaaataaatagaatagtaaatatgtacaagtaaaataaatggagtaataaatctgtacaggcatatatacaggtgctgtggggaggggaaggaggtagggtggagggatggggaggaggagaggaagaagggggctcagtttgggatggactcaggatggacacagttccttgctCCTGCCATCCCAGCGGGAAAGGGGCCTAGTTCTTGTTATTTTTGGTTGTGCTGCTAGATATTTTAGGTGTAGAGTAAATTCCTTGTTCTGGTGTGGAAAGTCAGGGGCCAGAACCAATCTGGCGGGGCTTAGGAAGAGGAGCCACAGACTTTGGAGCAAGACCCAGCATCGGCTAGCTGGAAGGCCCTACTCCCTGTGACCAAATCTCTTATCTGCTCTTCTGTTTCTCTGTGTGCCTCCCACCCCAGAAATAATCTCCGCAATTATTGTGTTCTAAATATCCCCAACCCCTGCACCTCTGTCATTTGACTGATTCTttggaatctccagtggctaccaatcaatctgcgcatcaggcagaaactcctcaccctgggcttcaaggctgtccatcacctcgccccctcctacctcacctcccttctctccttctgcagcccagcccacaccctccactcctctgccgctaatctcctcaccgtgcctcgttctcgcctgtcccaccgtcgacccccggcccacatcatccccctggcctggaatgccctccctctgcccatctaccaagctagctctcttccacccttcaaggccctactgagagctcacctcctccaggaggccttcccagactgagccccctccttcctctccccctcatccccctctccacccccagcgtCTTACcacttcccttcccgacagcacctgtatatatgtatatatgtttgtacatatttattactctatttatttattttacttgtacatatctattctatttattttattttgttaatatgtttggttttgttctctgtctcccccttctagactgtgagcccactgttgggtagggactgtctctatatgttgccaacttgtacttcccaagcgcttagtacagtgctctgcacacagagtaagtgctcaataaatacgattgattgattgattgtgaagcagtgtggcctagtggatagatcatgggcgtgggagtcagaaggatctgagttctcatcccagctccaccatgtgacctgccgtgtgaccttagactagtcactttacttctctgggcatcagttcccttacctgtaaattggagattaagattgtgaccccgatgggggacagggaccgtgtccaacccgacttgcttctagccaccccagcacttagaacaaaaactggcacatagtaagtgcttaagaaataccacaattattattatcgatgctGTTGTTgatattgttgttactattattattattgcgaggGAATAACAAAATTTAGCCCTGGTTCATGCAGCATGCATTCCAGATATTCTTGTAGATTTTCTGAAATGCCACACACCTTCCTTATTtgtgtccccccatcttacctccttcccttccccacagcacctgtatatatgtatatatgtttgtacatatttattactctatttatttatttatttctttattttacttgtacatatctattctatttattttattttgttagtatgtttggttttgtctcccccttttagactgtgagcccactgttgggtagggactgtctctatatgttgccaatttgtacttcccaagcacttagtatagtgctctgcacacagtaagcactcaataaatacgattgatgatgataatgtcctCAGTTCTGCACCTAAAGAATTAGGGAGCATCTTGGATTTGTTTTGTGTTCATCTTTCTGTTGTGCCAGAAACTCCCATCCTTAGCCTGGAAGAACCAGGTCTGGCCCAGCCCAGAGGCCTCTATTGCCTCTCATGCTTAACATTGGCCGCCATGTCCAAATGGAGAACTCAGTAAACAGAGGAAGTAGACGGTAGTAAATTTGTAAACATGCATTGTGCCACAAATAACTGATAAAATTTTCAAAATTTGGAGGTACTTGcgttttttttcttcctgttaTTGCCAAGATGCCTGTTCATTCAAAGTAGATACGATAAAAAGAAGTTATCTGAATTCCTTCCCATGAATTGTACTTATAAATGAATCAGATCTCCTCTTCCTGTGGATTGAGGGTTTTCTACAGTTCCTCACCTAAGTGAAGTAAAAATTGTTCTGGGCTCTGACTACAAAATATTTTAGTTTTTAAGGGCTTAGCTATTTAGATCTCCCTGCATCATCACataatcattcatttcattttagcAGTTTcccccatgttctttctattgTCAGTAGTTTTCTTCCTAAAAATCCAATAGCATTTCTTGTTCTAAGGTGTGGAAAGATTGAAGTAAAATTATTTTGAATGATGTACCTTATAATTTTACTATTGTTGTATTAACTATTTTCACACCCTATGTTTACTATTCCCTGTGATGTgtgaaatattaaaaaaaagattcctAGGTCTTTCTTTTTTAATATACCAAGTTTTCCATGATTATTGTGTTCTAAATATTCTAAATATGTTCTAAATAATATATGTTCTAAATATGTTCTAAATATTCTAAATTTGAATAATGGAATAAGTTGAGAGTAACAATCATTGCATGGAAAAAGTTCCATTAACCTTCTTTCTTGTGTTTCTGGTAGCATGTCGTCCAAAACTAGGACAGACAGTAATACCTTGCCGTGCAGGAATGGATCTTAATAAAACTGAATGTTTACATCACAAGTGTTGCCACTCTTCATGGACTCAAAGCCAATTAAAGTGCTACACCCCGTTAAAGGATAGTGAGTATATCATTTGGCTTTTTTTCATATCAATCTTGGAAGATGCATCATTTATTTGGAATTCGCAATAGTAGGTTTTCCTGTTCTGGCTCTCCCTTTTGCCGGTTAAGTCGCTTCTCATTTCTTTCTGAGCTGGAAAAGGATGTAACCCTGTCTGTCCACCAGACGTCCCTTTTGTAGCATGGATCCATTTCCTCTGCACTTAGCATCGAGCAGTCTAGCATCTTTATATAATCTGGATTCTAGGTTTGTTAGGCATTGTTTTCTGATAGTTCGATTTTCATATTTGATGCGCCAATTTTAAGTAACAGACTTCTGAGATCTAGATAATCCTATATCTTGACCTTCCATCTGTTCAGCTTTTGTTCTGGTTTCATTTGACTGATGGGCACATATAGTATATTGCTTCCTAATCTAAATAACAAAAATGAcgtaaataaaaaacaaaaacaactggACAGCTTCTAAGTGAACTCAGGAGCAGGTATTTGTTTTAAGACAGTGTGGTCATTCTTTAACAGTTCTTTCTTAAATAAGCAGTATTAATAAGGGAAACCGCAAACCAGCCCTAACTATGGCACTGCAATTTGACACAAATGGAAAGTGTTTAATATTCATCAGTTTGGTCTGGATATGTGTGAAAATACATTTATTTGACTCTATAGAGGAAAAAGTGATACTATGAATTCCAATTCTCCCATCACAATTCTCCCATCATTTTAGAATGTACTTTCTAAATGAGGGCAAGATGAAATACACTCATTCAGCTGCAACTTCATGGTTCCTTGTTTATTTTAAGACTTTATAGTTGGGAAGTAAACATTCAAGAGCTTGTTACTTCACCATGTTAACTATTGAAAGATTAATTATATACTTGACTGCCCCAGGATATGCAGCATATGTCCAAAGGAAAAAACTCACTTAGGTCCTTGTGAGGGAGTACAGGCTTTGCATTATACTGGTCTTGTGTCAGAAGAAACATTTGAAGAGGGTTGGAGTCAACATATCCTAGTATTTCAATTTTCAGTGGTAGTTCAGCAAAGACCTTTATTTCTCATTAGGTTAGAAACCTCTACCTTATCCATCTCGCTAtctttgcagatttttttttcctttgaaagaTGCTCTCATTTGCTCTCTTTCATAATCAGACAAATAATGGCGATTGTGATTGAACCAACAGGGCCTCAGCTGACATTGCGGCTCTTTGCCCTTGGAACAGGAGCCATGATTATTCTGGGGTGTTGTCCACTTTGCTGCTGTTCTCTTTTGCAGAAAAGGTAGGCAATGTTAATCAGGTAGTTTTAGTTTTCCATGATGCtttagggtggggaaggggagggacctCTTGGCAGCCCCCAGAGTCCAATCCGACCCTAGTGTACCCACGATAGAGTTGCTGGTTGGGTTAGATCGTCattaaatccatcaatggtatttattgagtgtgtactgtctgtagagcactgtactaactgtttggacgagtgcagtatagcagagttgatagacacattagcTGCTCACAAGAAGTGTAGATGGCGGGGTGGGTATGGGTTGGatgtgggtcatcatcatcatcatcaatcgtatttattgagcacttactatgtgcagagcactgtactaagcgcttgggaagtacaaattggcaacatatagagacagtccctacccaacagtgggctcacagtctaaaagggggagaaagagaacaaaaccaaacatactaacaaaataaaataaatagaatagatatgtacaaataaattaaataaataaataaatagagtaaaaaaaaaatatgtacaaacatatatacatatatacagggtcaggTTAGCTGGTCCTGGATTGAGTGgattactgaatgaatggagggatgaAAGAATTACTGGAAGACGAATTAATAAAAGGGTAGTAGCTAGCATTCAGGTTGCCCAGGGCAAGTAATGGCTGGgatggcacttcattcattcattcaatcgtattcaatcgtattcagtcaatcaaccaatcagttcaatcattcagtcagcctTTCCTGGGGTCAGTCACCCCATCCCTTCCAATTCCACCAACCTCTCTTGTCTCGGCCCCTCCCTACAAGGGACGGATGGCGAAGTGGCCACCCATGTCCCCGCCTGTAGATATAGAGAGGACTGCTTTACCTGCAGTTCACCTGCCCAAGCCGCGGTTTCCACAACTATAGGCGACAAAGTTGCAGGTTGGATCAGAAAGTAGCAGGTAAGTATAGATGGCCTGGATAGCCCCCTTGCAGAACCCCGGTTTAGGCTGGCCCAAGTGAAGGGAAGGTGTGCAGAAAGCCCAGAGCCTCTGTCCGTCGGGCCGATTCCCAGTTGGTTCGGACTCATGTGCCGGGGAAGCGAATCCCTTGCCTCAAGGGCACACCTAGGTGACCCATCTCAGTGTTTGCAAATTGATCCTGAAATACTGGGACATTTCTTCTTGCCCATTcccctttttgtttgtttgaaaaAGTGCCTTTCTGAAGCAGATGGGTTCAGTATTTGTCTTGGAAATAAGGGGGAGTTTCACCCCACGGAGAGATGACCACCTTCATTTTTGTGGACGAATCTCCAAGGCCATTGCCATTTTTTTTCTCTACTGTCAAGAGGTCACAGAAGGATATCAGGATGTCAGCTCTTCCTCTTGAGGGCACAGTGTCATTTCCTCAGTACCAGGGAAGTCATTTCTCCTCAAGACCTGTTAGTAGTCAAGCAACAATACACACTGGCAGACCACAGGAATCATGTATATAGTAGGTGGGAGGTAACAGTGTTTGGGAGAATGAAGCAAAGACAGTAATCTGGGTGGCAGGAGATAATAAAGTCAAAGCATTTGGAGAGAAGGATAAgttcaaaggagaaaaaaatgaatagcCCATAGAATCAGAACATACGTTAAGGTCAGAAAAGAAAGGGATTTGCCCTGAGCATAAGAAAAGTGAGAATCAGTGCtgcctaatggctagaacaccagcctgggagtcagaaggacctgggttctaatcccagctctgccacttgtctgctgtgtgaccttgggcaagtcacttaacttctcggtgcctcaattacgtcatctgtgaaatggggattaagatggtgagccccaagtgggacagggactgtcccacccaatttgcttgcgccCACctcacctcttagtacagtgcctggcacatggtaagtgctgaactagtaccacagttattattattaagatgcaaGAAGCAATTGATGAATGTATTTCTGGTTTAACTCTGCATAGTTCTTATGGGTGTCCATTACATTAGCTCAACAATATTAAGGAAATGCAAGTAGTTTTTCTATTGGAAAAACAAAGATTGGGGAAACACCCTTTTCAGATTTGGCTCCAATATACTACTATTAAAAAGTCTCTTTATCCACGTTATGTACATGTCACCCAAATGTTCCGTGGtat is a window encoding:
- the FMR1NB gene encoding fragile X mental retardation 1 neighbor protein, which translates into the protein MGPAAGWALWMLCSGLLPGSTSSTEHTLRSNEEDVEEPVKPLDGTVALFDFFNPTTCRPKLGQTVIPCRAGMDLNKTECLHHKCCHSSWTQSQLKCYTPLKDRPQLTLRLFALGTGAMIILGCCPLCCCSLLQKSKCANPLQRPRKKVQIKLQKFDNSETIDELLENLLKKNKDKSKQGKISQ